GTGGTTATTACCAACGTTGCGGGAGTAGCTCAGTTGGTAGAGCGGCAGCCTTCCAAGCTGCATGTCGCGAGTTCGATCCTCGTCTCCCGCTCCATCGAAGGATAGTCGCTCTTATAGCTCAGTGGTAGAGCACTCCCTTGGTAAGGGAGAGGTCTCGAGTTCAAATCTCGATAAGAGCTCCAGATATTAAAGTTTGATGTGGATTACCACAAATTTTTCAAAAAGCAGGCTATATAGTCTGCTTTTCAAGTATTGGGTGTCTAGTTTTTTTTAGGTGATATGTCGATAAACTGAGTTAGCTCAGTGCCATTTGTAGGTGGTTCGACGTAAACGAGGAAGATCATCATGGCTAAAGCCAAGTTTGAACGTAATAAACCACACGTAAACGTGGGTACAATCGGTCACGTTGACCATGGTAAAACAACTTTAACTGCTGCGATTGCAACTATTTGTGCAAAAACTTACGGCGGTGAAGCGAAAGATTACTCACAAATCGACTCAGCACCTGAAGAAAAAGCACGTGGTATTACAATTAATACTTCACACGTAGAATACGATTCTCCAATTCGTCACTACGCACACGTTGACTGCCCGGGCCATGCCGATTACGTTAAAAACATGATCACTGGTGCTGCTCAGATGGACGGCGCGATCCTTGTATGTGCTGCGACTGATGGTCCAATGCCACAAACTCGTGAACACATCCTTCTTTCTCGCCAGGTTGGTGTACCTTACATCATCGTATTCTTAAACAAATGCGACCTTGTTGACGACGAAGAATTACTTGAATTAGTAGAAATGGAAGTTCGTGAACTTCTTTCTACTTATGACTTCCCGGGTGATGACACTCCAGTAATCCGTGGTTCAGCTCTTGCTGCTCTTAACGGTGATGCAGGTCCTTACGGTGAAGAATCAGTTCTTGCACTTGTAGCAGCACTTGACTCTTACATCCCAGAACCAGAACGTGCTATCGACAAAGCATTCTTAATGCCAATCGAAGACGTATTCTCAATTTCTGGTCGTGGTACTGTAGTAACAGGCCGTGTAGAATCAGGTATTGTTAAAGTTGGTGAAGAAGTAGAGATCGTTGGTATTAAAGATACAGTTAAAACAACTGTAACTGGCGTAGAAATGTTCCGTAAACTTCTTGACGAAGGTCGTGCTGGCGAGAACTGTGGTGTATTACTTCGTGGTACTAAGCGTGAAGACGTACAACGTGGTCAAGTACTTGCTAAACCAGGTACAATCAAGCCGCACACTAAATTCGACGCAGAAGTATACGTACTTTCTAAAGAAGAAGGTGGTCGTCACACTCCATTCTTAAATGGTTACCGTCCACAGTTCTACTTCCGTACAACTGACGTAACTGGTGCAATCCAGTTGAAAGAAGGCGTTGAAATGGTTATGCCAGGTGACAACGTTGAAATGTCAGTAGAATTAATCCACCCGATCG
This window of the Acinetobacter sp. XH1741 genome carries:
- the tuf gene encoding elongation factor Tu gives rise to the protein MAKAKFERNKPHVNVGTIGHVDHGKTTLTAAIATICAKTYGGEAKDYSQIDSAPEEKARGITINTSHVEYDSPIRHYAHVDCPGHADYVKNMITGAAQMDGAILVCAATDGPMPQTREHILLSRQVGVPYIIVFLNKCDLVDDEELLELVEMEVRELLSTYDFPGDDTPVIRGSALAALNGDAGPYGEESVLALVAALDSYIPEPERAIDKAFLMPIEDVFSISGRGTVVTGRVESGIVKVGEEVEIVGIKDTVKTTVTGVEMFRKLLDEGRAGENCGVLLRGTKREDVQRGQVLAKPGTIKPHTKFDAEVYVLSKEEGGRHTPFLNGYRPQFYFRTTDVTGAIQLKEGVEMVMPGDNVEMSVELIHPIAMDPGLRFAIREGGRTVGAGVVAKVTA